The sequence below is a genomic window from Haematobia irritans isolate KBUSLIRL chromosome 3, ASM5000362v1, whole genome shotgun sequence.
caaaattgttCGCTTCATGGGTGAAATGGTTAAATTTGGTCTTCTAAAGAAATTCGATGCCCTTAGCTGTTTGAAAATATTGCTGCGAGATTTCCAGCATCATCAAATCGAAATGGCTTGTGCTTTTGTAGAAGTGGCGGGAGTGTATCTTTATAATTGCAAAGATACACGATGGCTAATGAACACATTTCTCGATCAAATGTTACGTCTAAAAACCGCTACTGCTTTGGACTCCCGGCATGCTGCCCAAGTTGAGAATGTTTATTACCTTGTTAAACCCCCAGAAACGGTTAAGCAGGATGTGGTGCTGAGGCCACCCATTCATGAGTATATACGGCATATGATATTCGAAGAATTGAATAAACAAAATGTAGAGCGTTCTATTAAAATGTTGAGACGCATTAATTGGAATGATCCCACCGTTAGCAGTTATGTCATCAAATGTTTATCCAAGGCATATCTTTTGCGTTTCCCTCTCATTCGTTGTTTGGCCGATTTACTCTCTGGCCTAAGTTCATATCAGGAGAAGGCAGTGACTATGGTTATTGACAATGTTTTCGAAGACATTAGGGCGGGATTGGAAATCCATTCACCTAAATTGGCTCAACGTCGTATAGCCATGGCAAAGTACTTGGGAGAactttataattacaaattggtGGAATCCACCAATATCTTAAACACTTTATACTCGATTATATCATTGGGTGTATCGACAGAAGAGGGTGTTATATCGCCCTTGGATCCCCCGGATAGTTtgttccgtttgaaattggcatGTGTACTACTGGACACTTGTGGTCCTTACTTTACAAGTTCGGCCAGTAAACAAAAGTAAGGATTTGGGAATATctacaaacattttcaatatttttgatatatttttataaattcttttgCAGATTGGATTACTTTTTAGTTTTCTTCCAACATTACTATTGGTATAAAAAATCCAATCCCATCTTTAGTAGGGTTCAAGATACTCATGATTTGTTTCCCATTCTGGTGGATCATATGTATCGTGATTGTTTGGCTAAtgtaaagcccaaactaaagcTCTATAAAAATCTAGAGCAAGCAAAAGAAGCCATAGAAAAGTTGCAAGAGAAACTGTATCCACAGCTGAAGGAAATTACGGCCCAGAATGCAACGGATGATTCAAACAGTTTACATCCTATACCAGAAGATAGTGAATTTGATGAGGGAGTATGTGCTCTAAGTAATAAccagttttcaaaaaattgttatgTTCTTTTGTGTATTTTCAGGCCAGTGATGACTCATCCTCCGAAATGGATCGTAGGCCTCGTGATGAGgctcatgatgatgatgatggtgccaATCAAGCCAATACCACCGATTGGACTGAAAATGAGGGTATGCCAGAAGATGAATGTATAGTTGCCCCCAAAGCTCCAGAAAAAACTAAAGAAGATTTGGAATTTgaacaaatgtttgaaaaaatggCCCAAGATTCATATCAAGAGCGACTAAAGGAAACTGTGAAACCCAATACAAAAGATATACCCGTACCAATGATGGTTCGTAATAATAAGAAATCATATGAACAAATCTCTTCCATGCCCACCGGGGCCCCTTCATCATCACAACAGACCACACCTACGGCATCAGGTGATGCGATCAAGCCCTCATCCTCAAGTTCTGCCGCTCCAGGACCCATCAATTTCGTTTtgatggtacgtggtggtaaaggAGGCAAACAacaatttaaacaatttgttgcTCCCTCAGATTCTCAATTggccataaatttgaaattgcaAGAAGAAAAAATACGCGAAGAAAAGGAAAAAGTTAAACGCCTAACATTGAATATAACCGAACGCATTGAAGAGGAAGATTATCAAGAATCTTTAATGCAATCGCAACGTAGCAATCAAACAAATCTCTATGCCCGGCCCAGTAAACCGAAATTCAAACATCAAAAGGGGGCTCCCGATGTCGATTTGATTTTCCATTGACAATGATAAAATACTCTAAAATCACTATGGAGATTTGTGTTACTTCCGACAAACCAGAATGGGGGATGGGGGTCTCTCGCATGTACGCCTTTTCATCCTTCCGCCTGGACTTTCAAGGCAGAATTTCGCATTAGATCAAGTGCTGTATGCGCTTGTGGCAAGTTGCATTGATTCTCAATACTCAAGCCTTGAATTATGACTACATAAGTATGGATGGCATGCTGCAGTTAATTTTACactccaccaccaccaccaccaccacactACCATCATTTTTAAATGATATAAAAAAATCGTAATCTATAATTATTCTACATCTCTATCATCGTCCTTCTTTTTTTGTAGAATGTAGATTGAGATAGAGTTTTTGTTACAGCTGtcgttttaataattttcagtgaaataaaaactataaaataaatatttttttttcattgatttAATATAGGAGAAGGAAGTTTAAACATGCGAAAGTAAATGCGCTGGAAATATAAATACAGGGATTTATGGCTAGCAAAAATTTCGCTATATGTATGTAGGTACTTTTAAGCACTGTCTGTCCCTTAGCGAAATTTTCCCTACCCTATGCTTTTCACaaaagttatattttttttaatggattattaaaaaaaagtaaccgtgaaaaaatgtgattttagcggctaaactagatcttaatatccacctttaaacctttcgaccccgaatttttataggtatcgctaaattttctttacttttaatcatgttgaaatcATTTAAGAAGCATCTagtcaaaatttcgggtcgccacgacCATTTGtgtaggcggtagagaatgttgcctgtgggcaattgtgtgaaaatagtttgttttgtaatgatagacgtattacgttttattggattttttaaagtttttgttattttacacacACTTAGGTGCACAGgtgagtggaatttcactcacgctcaaacacattcacgaagaaatatttgtactcacgcacgccatgtgggtaggaattcacgctcacgccAATTcccgaaatgaaaagtcatactcgcgcacGCTCATATATGAGCAACGTTTATGCCTCACGCCTTCACACGATTCacaacaattttcgtaattcacgacaaatctcgtgattcacgaatattttcggaacacgaaaatttttgtggctcaataaaattctcgtaattcacgctattgaaatcttaagcgtaaTTAAGtatgtaaaggtgattaaaatcggtgtgcttgaatttaatcgtgaacgtgaatttgtacGTGATTGTGACAATTTGAATTTtactcacgcgccacacatttttggTTAGTCCCGTACAGGCACAtacacgagatttcgtttaaatttcattcacggcttcgcgtgaatcacgcgtgacccacgaaaatgtttttttaagccatgtcaatttaactggcggtgtaaaaaaatCAAAGTATCGATATCTATGgattcctccctttttacgattccttccaaattcccgcctgtactgcagatatgttttccacatcatcgcggaatttctcgtcactgggacatcccaatcgaagttcaaaatttgttcaaaatcattgtttttcaaacctttttttctaggtcttatgtccaaaaatatgtaattttactaccacaattacccaaagttgcccacaggcaaatttttaatttaaaaaatttctcatctgttgtttttttttgcaattctaagatttgacttccagaaatattttatttgacatgtactacaacagatttaataaaaacgttcaacatttttgttgtattttttgaaaaaagtcacatgtataaaaacctctttttaaattcgcatatatttttttcttgagccaCGTgagtaccctgccaacattttttgaatttggggactcttttgagaatccccactacgtcgaaaacaatcatatacgacatcaaaaactcgtcggaaaagcgccgtcactattgagaagttgtaccacgccaagttactacaaaaatgtttcgcatgagtgcaattattaggtgcctttatagatcaatttagaacgacgccaataagggaccctccaaacaatcagaaaaagtgcattttaagatagttgtaaaagaatcattgtggtcgagtaaaacacgtttgtttagatatttattaatttgattaaacatttacaaattcttaaaaatattacatttataccactatcacattacatttaacataatttttggcattaatgatgatgttgagttacaagtagcgagttacatgttgctgcgtctatcaaccagtgtttttattccatggaggcagcgtgtctgtaaaatatctgaaaaacaatcactttattccatttggaaaatcaccaaattgttcaccaatatacctttcacatttttaagcgtataatctatgttttcagaactttattttcgtttttatttaattaaaatataacaagctggttgcgcttggcgtttcacaaaaaaatggctttttttgacagtagggatggcaaattacttgcatgtactttttgatgtaccttttcatgatggttgaagtgacatttacgagtctgtggtaacgatgaggttgaaatggaactttgaaatgctggcagggtattaatgaaaaaatttttgctaattgacaaccaaattagctgatttgtcattcaacttgaagaaaatacttgtagctttcgataccgttacagttttatgaacaataacaaaaacaacgatGACAGTAAGTCTCAAAactcaaaaagttgcccacaggcatctttagggtcgaaagggttaagcgATTTGAGCGGCTAAActggaacttaatactcacctttaacgACAGATTTTTGCGTGAGTGTGATTCTTATCGTAAACGTGATTTTTTCGAGAAAGTgatgtttaagaaattttactcacgaaCATATTTGGCTTTCGCTCACGcatgacaaattttgtttcagTGCCAATCGTGTATTGCTTTGAATtttttcacgactcacgtgattcacacgTGTCACGCTCATACGAAACACATGGaggacagagaatgaagccgacccagttttgtaggcggcggctgacactagatTTTTGCCTCTGACGGCGgcagcttgacggctaagcagacgtaaatttgtctattcggcggcggtcAATTatatattagggctgttttcttttatcactggataccctagaccgtgaaggactaaaagaaaacaaagtactcgtttatccaagacatctcaaaaaatatgcaacactgtcatcacctgtttaaaaacaatctcagtatttttaatgtatgaaatgctccaatgagTAATAAAtagttactgctgcgattatttacgacacccctgccagcatttcaaagttccatttcaacctcatcgttaccacagactcgtaaatgtcacttcaaccatcatgaaaaggtacatcaaaaagtacatacatgtattttgccatcactacttttacaaaagccattttattttttgtgaaacgccaagcgcaaccagcttgttatattttaattaaataaaaacgaaaataaagttctgaaaacatagattatacgcttaaaattgtgaaaggtatattggtgaacaatttggtgattttccaaatggaataaagtgattgtttttcagatattttacagacacgctgcctccatggaataaaaacactggttgatagacgcagcaacatctaactcgctacttgtaactcaacatcatcaccctgccagcatttcaaagttccatttcaacctcatcgttaccacagactcgtaaatgtcacttcaaccatcatgaaaaggtacatcaaaaagtacatgcaagtaatttgccatccctactgttaaaaaagccatttttttgtgaaacgccaagcgcaaccagcttgttatattttaattaaataaaaacgaaaataaagttctgaaaacatagattatacgcttaaaattgtgaaaggtatattggtgaacaatttggtgattttccaaatggaataaagtgattgtttttcagatattttacagacacgctgcctccatggaataaaaacactggttgatagacgcagcaacatgtaactcgctacttgtaactcaacatcatcattaatgccaaaaattatgttaaatgtaatgtgatagtggtataaatgttatatttttaagaatttgtaaatgtttaatcaaattaataaatatctaaacaaacgtgttttactcgaccacaatgattcttttacaactatcttaaaattcactttttctgattgtttggagggtcccttattggcgtcgttctaaattgatctataaaggcacctaataattgcactcatgcgaaacatttttgtagtaacttggcgtggtacaacttctcaatagtgacggcgcttttccgacgagtttttgatgtcgtatatgattgttttcgacgtagtggggattctcaaaagagtccccaaattcaaaaaatgttggcagggcattaatgccaaaaattatgttaaatgtaatgtgatagtggtataaatgctatatttttaagaatttgtaaatgtttaatcaaattaataaatatctaaacaaacgtgttttactcgaccacaatgattcttttacaacttaaaatgcactttttctgattgtgtggagggtcccttattggcgtcgttctaaattgatctataaaggcacctaataattgcactcatgcgaaacatttttgtagtaacttggcgtggtacaacttctcaatagtgacggcgcttttccgacgagtttttgatgtcgtatatgattgttttcgacgtagtggggattctcaaaagagtccccaaattcaaaaaatgttggcagggactgtaccactttgaatttcttgttttttgataaattagtcacaataaagtgctattgtgaatcgaagatgcgtcactttatcaaaatacaatctggcaacatcggcacgacttgcactgataagatgttctggatagaaccccacccaataaacacaggatgagcgtttttcaaatgcaacaacttttcagtttgagggtaactaTAATTATCAACATGAAtttaacttgacttgaaacagctcatattcaatacatcttcaaattgtttgcgaattacttccaatttgccaaaatgttgacgaaatctttgaaaagatgttgaagataatatgagaaaagtttgacaaaacactaccctaaaatgcaacgaaaaaaccatgtggttttcaatacttgtttgtgcaacgaagttcgtggtcaattgaaagaaataaaaaacattttagacaaaaaactgaatttactccaaatagtttgtaataatatgtaagtgaaaataaaaaaattaaatgaaactttaaggaagacactaaatatatatctctttgccgaagactaaaattatggattctacgttcttgaaaacattaaaaagctgaccgatgaaaaaatgttggacaattaactggaactgcttcaaatagtttataccctgccagcatttcaaagttccatttcatcttcatcgctaccacaggctcgtaaatgtcactacaaccatcctactgtgatggggggcagcatatcataaagtacaaaatgtacttcatacatgtattttaccatcactacttttacaaaagccattttattttttgtgaaacgccaagcgcaaccagcttgttatattttatttaaataaaaacgaaaataaagttctgaaaacatagattttacgcttaaaattgtgaaaggtatattggtgaacaatttttgattttccaaatggaataaagtgattgtttttcaaatattttacagacacgctgcctccatcgaataaaaacactggctgatagacgctgcaacatgtaactcgctacttgtaactctacatcatcattaatgcaaaaaattatgttaaatgtgatgtgatagtggtataaatgttatatttttaagaatttgtaaatgattaatcaaattaataaatatctaaacaaacgtgttttactcgaccacaatgattcttttaccactatcttaaattgtgctttttctgattgtttggagggtctcttattggcgtcgttctaaattgatatataaaggcacctaataattgcactcatgcgaaacctttttgtagtaacttggcgtggtacaacttctcaatagtgacggcgcttttccgacgagtttttgatatcgtatatgattgttttcgacgtactggggattctcagaagcgcccccaaattcaaaaaatgttggcagggtaataattggtaagtcaatatgaacaattaaatcaacactttagagaag
It includes:
- the Upf2 gene encoding UPF2 regulator of nonsense mediated mRNA decay: MGEEKDVENKESGSKEEEEVVDPADVERQEKEELNAFLTELKAKITAKSHLRYENTNFDLPEESYFARLDSSLKRNTAFVKKLKQFTAAQLDSLMKDMKGLNLSKYISEICSALSEAKIKMTDVPAVVILCSKLHQTYADFDNEFFEAWQKTLQLKPGEKIANASKLRVDLRLFAELVSSAVINSKQGLGLLGNVLTNVISQDKEDHSNFSIILSFCRHCGEEYAGLVPTKMINLGKKYGEQIPKSDFLAPDKQQNLKNLLKDYFKYLCKYLLSEQSELMNMTNNLKKAMASKGEISTKTKEKCELMQANFDKLLSSAQTLSDLLDEPLPELAKEIETCNPGAVIENMMDEAALGELDPWGDEETKSFYVDLPDLRQFLPNFSAPKVDPEQIEDTSVMTEEALDAEIDNDLELDDPPSSASDPANDKEDKDLDDGGAGALPDKIGNALMEAGRMSNQSIGSIKQQFAQFLKNLNNCVNKELIDSAAIEFLLNYNTKNNRKKLTKSIFAVHRNRLDLLPFLSRFVAIVNLCNTDVALDLSDLLRKEFKWHIRMKNQLNIESKIKIVRFMGEMVKFGLLKKFDALSCLKILLRDFQHHQIEMACAFVEVAGVYLYNCKDTRWLMNTFLDQMLRLKTATALDSRHAAQVENVYYLVKPPETVKQDVVLRPPIHEYIRHMIFEELNKQNVERSIKMLRRINWNDPTVSSYVIKCLSKAYLLRFPLIRCLADLLSGLSSYQEKAVTMVIDNVFEDIRAGLEIHSPKLAQRRIAMAKYLGELYNYKLVESTNILNTLYSIISLGVSTEEGVISPLDPPDSLFRLKLACVLLDTCGPYFTSSASKQKLDYFLVFFQHYYWYKKSNPIFSRVQDTHDLFPILVDHMYRDCLANVKPKLKLYKNLEQAKEAIEKLQEKLYPQLKEITAQNATDDSNSLHPIPEDSEFDEGASDDSSSEMDRRPRDEAHDDDDGANQANTTDWTENEGMPEDECIVAPKAPEKTKEDLEFEQMFEKMAQDSYQERLKETVKPNTKDIPVPMMVRNNKKSYEQISSMPTGAPSSSQQTTPTASGDAIKPSSSSSAAPGPINFVLMVRGGKGGKQQFKQFVAPSDSQLAINLKLQEEKIREEKEKVKRLTLNITERIEEEDYQESLMQSQRSNQTNLYARPSKPKFKHQKGAPDVDLIFH